One genomic segment of Salarias fasciatus chromosome 8, fSalaFa1.1, whole genome shotgun sequence includes these proteins:
- the zdhhc6 gene encoding palmitoyltransferase ZDHHC6 isoform X1 — translation MKFFSTFVTFENLHEVRRLCHWGPIIALSVIAICSTMAILDSIIWYWPLDTTGGSINFLMLINWTVLILYNYFNAMFVGPGYIPLGWKPENQLETQYLQFCRVCQGFKAPRSHHCRKCNRCVMKMDHHCPWINNCCGHSNHAYFTSFLLLAPLGCSHAAIIFIMTMYTQLYERISFGWSTVKIDMSAVRQFQPLMPFSVPAFAATLFALGLALGTTIAVGMLFVIQMKVILRNKTSIESWIEEKAKDRIQHYQTGEEFIFPYDLGTRWLNFKQVFTWSGTPRGDGMEWPVHPKCHQHTLTIEQLKQKADKRVRSQVQYRAVEDYNGACCPLNKGLQTFFRTPCTEEPRIPLSKGDTILATRGTKWWMYGDKVLTDEETIAGERVRGWFPRRCVEKCHYDTAASESTSDKKVN, via the exons atgaaattcttCTCAACCTTTGTGACATTTGAGAACCTCCATGAGGTTCGGAGATTGTGCCACTGGGGTCCAATCATAGCTCTGTCTGTCATTGCTATCTGCTCCACCATGGCCATTCTGGACTCCATCATCTGGTACTGGCCGCTAGACACGACAGGAGGCAGCATTAATTTCCTAATGCTCATCAACTGGACTGTCCTCATTCTCTACAACTACTTCAATGCTATGTTTGTTGGTCCTGGATACATTCCTCTTGGCTGGAAACCT GAAAATCAACTAGAAACCCAGTATCTACAGTTCTGCAGAGTGTGCCAAGGCTTCAAGGCCCCCAGATCTCACCACTGCCGGAAATGTAACAG GTGCGTGATGAAGATGGACCACCACTGCCCCTGGATAAACAACTGCTGCGGCCACTCAAACCACGCCTACTTCACCAGCTTCCTGCTATTGGCTCCGCTGGGCTGCTCACACGCTGCCATTATCTTCATAATGACCATGTACACACAGTTGTATGAGAGG ATATCGTTCGGTTGGAGCACTGTGAAGATTGACATGAGCGCCGTGCGGCAGTTCCAGCCCCTCATGCCCTTCAGTGTTCCCGCCTTTGCTGCCACTCTCTTTGCCTTAGGCTTGGCACTAGGCACCACCATCGCAGTCGGTATGCTCTTCGTCATACAG ATGAAAGTCATCCTTCGAAATAAGACCTCGATCGAATCATGGATCGAGGAAAAG GCCAAAGACAGAATACAGCATTACCAAACAGGGGAGGAGTTCATCTTTCCTTATGACCTCGGCACCCGCTGGCTGAATTTCAAACAAGTCTTCACGTGGTCAGGAACACCCAGGGGTGACGGCATGGAATGGCCTGTCCATCCAAAGTGTCACCAGCACACCTTAACT attgagcagctgaaacagaaagCTGATAAGCGAGTGAGAAGC CAGGTCCAGTACCGGGCAGTGGAGGATTATAATGGAGCTTGCTGCCCTCTCAACAAGGGCCTCCAGACCTTTTTCAGGACTCCTTGCACTGAGGAGCCCAGGATCCCACTCAGCAAAGGGGACACCATCCTGGCAACCCGAGGCACCAA ATGGTGGATGTACGGAGACAAAGTTTTGACTGATGAGGAAACGATAG ctggagAGCGTGTGAGGGGATGGTTTCCGAGGCGATGCGTGGAGAAGTGCCATTACGATACAGCTGCCAGTGAAAGCACCAGCGATAAGAAAGTCAATTAA
- the zdhhc6 gene encoding palmitoyltransferase ZDHHC6 isoform X2 — translation MKFFSTFVTFENLHEVRRLCHWGPIIALSVIAICSTMAILDSIIWYWPLDTTGGSINFLMLINWTVLILYNYFNAMFVGPGYIPLGWKPENQLETQYLQFCRVCQGFKAPRSHHCRKCNRCVMKMDHHCPWINNCCGHSNHAYFTSFLLLAPLGCSHAAIIFIMTMYTQLYERISFGWSTVKIDMSAVRQFQPLMPFSVPAFAATLFALGLALGTTIAVGMLFVIQMKVILRNKTSIESWIEEKAKDRIQHYQTGEEFIFPYDLGTRWLNFKQVFTWSGTPRGDGMEWPVHPKCHQHTLTIEQLKQKADKRVRSVQYRAVEDYNGACCPLNKGLQTFFRTPCTEEPRIPLSKGDTILATRGTKWWMYGDKVLTDEETIAGERVRGWFPRRCVEKCHYDTAASESTSDKKVN, via the exons atgaaattcttCTCAACCTTTGTGACATTTGAGAACCTCCATGAGGTTCGGAGATTGTGCCACTGGGGTCCAATCATAGCTCTGTCTGTCATTGCTATCTGCTCCACCATGGCCATTCTGGACTCCATCATCTGGTACTGGCCGCTAGACACGACAGGAGGCAGCATTAATTTCCTAATGCTCATCAACTGGACTGTCCTCATTCTCTACAACTACTTCAATGCTATGTTTGTTGGTCCTGGATACATTCCTCTTGGCTGGAAACCT GAAAATCAACTAGAAACCCAGTATCTACAGTTCTGCAGAGTGTGCCAAGGCTTCAAGGCCCCCAGATCTCACCACTGCCGGAAATGTAACAG GTGCGTGATGAAGATGGACCACCACTGCCCCTGGATAAACAACTGCTGCGGCCACTCAAACCACGCCTACTTCACCAGCTTCCTGCTATTGGCTCCGCTGGGCTGCTCACACGCTGCCATTATCTTCATAATGACCATGTACACACAGTTGTATGAGAGG ATATCGTTCGGTTGGAGCACTGTGAAGATTGACATGAGCGCCGTGCGGCAGTTCCAGCCCCTCATGCCCTTCAGTGTTCCCGCCTTTGCTGCCACTCTCTTTGCCTTAGGCTTGGCACTAGGCACCACCATCGCAGTCGGTATGCTCTTCGTCATACAG ATGAAAGTCATCCTTCGAAATAAGACCTCGATCGAATCATGGATCGAGGAAAAG GCCAAAGACAGAATACAGCATTACCAAACAGGGGAGGAGTTCATCTTTCCTTATGACCTCGGCACCCGCTGGCTGAATTTCAAACAAGTCTTCACGTGGTCAGGAACACCCAGGGGTGACGGCATGGAATGGCCTGTCCATCCAAAGTGTCACCAGCACACCTTAACT attgagcagctgaaacagaaagCTGATAAGCGAGTGAGAAGC GTCCAGTACCGGGCAGTGGAGGATTATAATGGAGCTTGCTGCCCTCTCAACAAGGGCCTCCAGACCTTTTTCAGGACTCCTTGCACTGAGGAGCCCAGGATCCCACTCAGCAAAGGGGACACCATCCTGGCAACCCGAGGCACCAA ATGGTGGATGTACGGAGACAAAGTTTTGACTGATGAGGAAACGATAG ctggagAGCGTGTGAGGGGATGGTTTCCGAGGCGATGCGTGGAGAAGTGCCATTACGATACAGCTGCCAGTGAAAGCACCAGCGATAAGAAAGTCAATTAA